The proteins below are encoded in one region of Triticum aestivum cultivar Chinese Spring chromosome 1B, IWGSC CS RefSeq v2.1, whole genome shotgun sequence:
- the LOC123086274 gene encoding uncharacterized protein gives MFNSLDPSVRVQLLVCDYDGYIVGFRRQEKRVWGTWYRLRGEYMPTWLNPAEIRVSGNHSTETTVGGIDCIMHMFYALARSESDLAEIKATLLRAVVMFCEALRFLCILQMVIDAIVNNQDATPLPNHFWGRINNWGQLSRMALQVCKNGAVDSPTLLGRVMHRCQYFSFEEIIGDRTKGDLTLLMRNDEILLDRATWESLQEEGAGEDVHDPRF, from the exons ATGTTTAACTCCCTTGATCCATCAGTGAGGGTGCAGCTGCTTGTGTGTGACTATGACGGATATATCGTCGGCTTCCGGCGGCAGGAAAAGAGAGTATGGGGTACATGGTACCGACTTCGGGGAGAGTACATGCCCACCTGGCTGAATCCTGCTGAAATTAGAGTGTCTGGCAACCACAGCACGGA GACCACCGTGGGAGGCATTGATTGCATCATGCATATGTTTTACGCGCTGGCTCGGTCTGAGAGTGACCTTGCTGAGATCAAGGCAACCTTGCTCCGGGCTGTCGTGATGTTTTGCGAAGCACTTCGTTTTCTCTGTATCCTTCAGATGGTCATCGATGCAATTGTAAACAACCAAGATGCCACCCCTCTGCCTAACCACTTCTGGGGGCGCATCAACAATTGGGGTCAACTCTCCAGGATGGCGCTGCAAGTATGCAAGAACGGCGCTGTTGACAGTCCTACTTTGTTGGGCAGGGTCATGCACAGATGCCAATATTTTTCATTTGAGGAGATCATTGGAGATAGGACAAAGGGTGACTTGACACTGCTGATGCGGAACGATGAAATCCTGCTTGACAGAGCAACGTGGGAGTCCCTGCAGGAAGAGGGTGCGGGAGAAGATGTCCATGACCCCCGTTTCTAG
- the LOC123106212 gene encoding uncharacterized protein: MAFTLQEQFDAYVDLMVGVKDHEEMMMKDDEAAERRNKGLAPKKKKKSAKKAADLEWARKSLEAERAKVGGSIRPETTTKEEKAKVNLGFSRVSREGMALTQEQLDACIDLIFEERDEVATKGDEAAEEAERRKRGLAPKTEKAAAAAGVSTKKAAALEWARKMLEDESVNDGKCWEPRAMTKEDLAAAAVYRAKAEEARRNHERREQHDAVTKWIATGDPEAVERCNQWMEEDIEAMRLKDIDPTEDLSDWEAVEAKRYREFWEFLWADSFGSWEDTTPILPMRYTDEKPPRGTAYPVRTLQVFSVRVAAIKGGLDWPLDVYGIVAARDSLDHNRNIIFHRTRDNCQTIDKKNPCLRLTGPTRAVVVVDPVYFEVNLRVKGKTESEDRDLSYVAVYYRDSGTSESYAFKNVSTSKLSTVALMLGDIVHSVEATISVRVVCGEWPEGCRGLIFASTASIDAQKIELLAFGDDKLPVAANGMIKLSRRVVSVEADGELRVCVMASSLEDQTVERDSEAFKAKKASRSRRILEVHSCKLEVTIAWSFVPN; encoded by the exons ATGGCGTTCACACTGCAGGAGCAGTTTGATGCTTACGTCGATTTGATGGTGGGGGTGAAGGACCATGAGGAGATGATGATGAAGGACGACGAGGCCGCGGAGAGAAGGAATAAAGGTctcgcccctaagaagaagaagaagagcgccAAGAAGGCGGCGGATTTGGAGTGGGCGAGGAAGAGTTTGGAAGCAGAGAGGGCCAAGGTCGGGGGCAGCATCAGGCCCGAGACGACGACCAAGGAAGAGAAGGCGAAAGTCAATCTAGGGTTTTCTCGCGTTAGCAGAGAGGGGATGGCGTTGACGCAGGAGCAGCTGGATGCTTGCATCGATTTGATATTCGAGGAGAGGGATGAGGTGGCGACCAAGGGCGATGaagcggcggaggaggcggagagAAGGAAGAGAGGTCTCGCCCCCAAAacggagaaggcggcggcggcggcgggagtaaGTACGAAGAAGGCGGCGGCTTTGGAGTGGGCGAGGAAGATGTTGGAAGATGAGAGTGTCAATGACGGAAAATGTTGGGAGCCGAGGGCGATGACCAAGGAAGACCTCGCGGCAGCGGCCGTGTACAGAGCCAaggcggaggaggcgcgcaggaaCCATGAGCGGAGGGAGCAGCATGATGCCGTGACCAAGTGGATCGCCACGGGAGACCCTGAGGCCGTCGAGCGCTGCAACCAGTGGATGGAGGAAGACATTGAGGCCATGAGGCTCAAGGACATCGATCCCACCGAGGATCTCTCGGACTGGGAGGCCGTCGAAGCCAAGAGGTACCGGGAATTCTGGGAATTTCTATGGGCCGACTCCTTCGGTTCCTGGGAGGACACCA CACCTATCCTGCCCATGCGTTACACGGACGAGAAGCCTCCGCGCGGTACGGCCTACCCTGTGCGAACTCTGCAGGTCTTTTCGGTCAGAGTTGCAGCCATCAAAGGTGGATTGGACTGGCCTCTGGATGTGTATGGTATCGTTGCCGCACGTGACTCGTTGgatcacaatcgcaacattatctTCCACCGCACTAGGGATAACTGCCAAACCATCGACAAGAAG AATCCATGTCTGAGACTGACAGGTCCAACCCGCGCTGTTGTTGTTGTGGATCCTGTGTACTTTGAGGTTAACTTGCGAGTAAAGGGCAAAACTGAATCTGAGGATAGAGATTTGAGTTATGTGGCTGTTTATTATCGTGATTCTGGCACTAGCGAATCGTACGCGTTTAAAAATGTCAGCACTAGCAAGCTTAGCACAGTGGCACTGATGTTGGGTGATATTGTTCATTCAGTGGAGGCCACCATCAGTGTGAGAGTGGTTTGTGGCGAATGGCCGGAAGGTTGTAGAGGTCTAATTTTTGCCAGTACCGCCAGTATCGACGCCCAGAAAATTGAGTTGCTTGCGTTCGGAGATGACAAGTTGCCTGTTGCAGCTAATGGCATGATAAAGCTTTCACGGCGTGTTGTATCTGTTGAAGCCGATGGAGAGTTGAGAGTCTGTGTCATGGCAAGTAGCCTGGAGGATCAAACTGTTGAGAGAGATTCAGAAGCATTCAAAGCCAAGAAAGCCTCCAGGAGCAGGCGTATACTTGAAGTTCACTCTTGTAAGTTGGAAGTCACCATCGCATGGTCTTTTGTCCCGAACTAG